The Chlorocebus sabaeus isolate Y175 chromosome 6, mChlSab1.0.hap1, whole genome shotgun sequence genome has a segment encoding these proteins:
- the NAT14 gene encoding probable N-acetyltransferase 14 — protein MAPSHLSVREMREDEKPLVLEMLKAGVKDTENRVALHALTRPPALLLLAAASSGLRFVLASFALALLLPVFLAVAAVKLGLRARWGSLPPPGGLGGPWVAVRGSGDVCGVLALAPGTNAGDGARVTRLSVSRWHRRRGVGRRLLAFAEARARAWAGGMGEPRARLVVPVAVAAWGVAGMLEGCGYQAEGGWGCLGYTLVREFSKDL, from the exons ATGGCCCCCAGCCACCTGTCAGTGCGGGAGATGAGGGAGGATGAGAAGCCCCTGGTGCTGGAGATGCTGAAG GCCGGCGTGAAGGACACGGAAAACCGCGTGGCCCTCCATGCCTTGACACGGCCGCCGGCCCTGCTCCTCCTGGCGGCGGCCAGCAGCGGCCTGCGCTTTGTCCTGGCCTCCTTCGCCCTGGCCCTCCTCCTGCCGGTGTTCCTGGCTGTGGCTGCGGTGAAGCTGGGCCTGCGGGCCCGATGGGGCTCACTGCCTCCACCGGGTGGCCTGGGGGGGCCCTGGGTGGCCGTGCGGGGCTCCGGTGATGTGTGTGGGGTCCTGGCCCTGGCCCCTGGCACGAACGCAGGGGACGGGGCCCGGGTCACCCGCCTGTCTGTCTCTCGCTGGCACCGCCGCCGGGGCGTGGGCAGGAGGCTGCTGGCCTTCGCGGAGGCCCGGGCTCGGGCCTGGGCTGGGGGCATGGGGGAGCCCCGGGCCCGGCTCGTGGTCCCCGTGGCTGTGGCTGCCTGGGGGGTGGCGGGGATGCTGGAGGGCTGTGGCTACCAGGCCGAGGGGGGCTGGGGCTGCCTGGGCTACACGCTGGTGAGGGAGTTCAGCAAAGACCTGTGA
- the ZNF628 gene encoding zinc finger protein 628: MVGSHADMAPASTAEGAGEKPGPAAPAPAAQYECGECGKSFRWSSRLLHHQRTHTGERPYKCPDCPKAFKGSSALLYHQRGHTGERPYQCPDCPKAFKRSSLLQIHRSVHTGLRAFICGQCGLAFKWSSHYQYHLRQHTGERPYPCPDCPKAFKNSSSLRRHRHVHTGERPYTCGVCGKSFTQSTNLRQHQRVHTGERPFRCPLCPKTFTHSSNLLLHQRTHGAAPAPAPGATPAGPPPQPRDPSGGGGKVFVCDAYLQRHLQPHSPPAPPAPPPPPPPVVPELFLAAAETTVELVYRCDGCEQGFSSEELLLEHQPCPGPEAAPQPQDAPAEAPKADQPPSPLPQPPPPAAAPAPGFACLPCGKSFRTVAGLSRHQHSHGTAGGQAFRCGSCDGSFPQLASLLAHQQCHVEEAAAGRPPPQAEAAEVTCPQEPLAPAAPAPPPPPSAPASAERPYKCAECGKAFKGSSGLRYHLRDHTGERPYQCGECGKAFKRSSLLAIHQRVHTGLRAFTCGQCGLTFKWSSHYQYHLRLHSGERPYACGECGKAFRNTSCLRRHRHVHTGERPHACGVCGKSFAQTSNLRQHQRVHTGERPFRCPLCPKTFTHSSNLLLHQRTHSAERPFTCPICGRGFVMAAYLQRHLRTHAPANTAPSTTAPAAGSQPPAPLAAARAPPATQDVHVLPHLQATLSLEVAGGTAQAPSLGPAAPNSQTFLLVQTAQGLQLIPSSVQPPTPPPPPAPPKLILLPSSSAGAGSGRARQGPRAVGKAGQGAGVVWLPGPGGLGVQGAASAGASGAAQSLIVLQNVGGGEAGPQEVSGVQLQSLRPAPEVTTVQLQPAQEVTTVQLQPAQEVTTVQLQPAQEVTTVQLQPVAGQLSNSSGGAVATEAPNLLVVQSGAAEELLTGPGPGEAGDGEASTGVVQDVLFETLQTEEGLQSVLVLSGADGEQTRLCVQEVETLPPGLTEPPATGPPGQKLLIIRSAPATELLDSSNTGGGAATLQLLAPPPSGPASGSAGLPAAPASQMVQVVPAGSGPGVMTPQGLPSIQIVQTLPAVQLVHTF, encoded by the coding sequence ATGGTTGGCTCCCACGCAGACATGGCCCCGGCCTCTACTGCGGAGGGGGCTGGGGAGAAGCCAGGTCCTGCGGCCCCTGCCCCGGCGGCCCAGTACGAGTGTGGGGAGTGTGGCAAGTCATTCCGGTGGTCGTCCCGGCTTCTGCACCACCAGCGCACGCACACAGGCGAGCGGCCCTACAAGTGCCCAGACTGCCCCAAGGCCTTCAAGGGCTCCTCGGCCCTGCTCTACCACCAGCGAGGCCACACAGGCGAGCGGCCCTACCAGTGCCCCGACTGCCCCAAGGCCTTCAAGCGCTCCTCCCTGCTGCAGATCCACCGCAGCGTGCACACCGGCCTGCGGGCCTTCATCTGCGGCCAGTGCGGCCTGGCCTTCAAGTGGTCGTCCCACTACCAGTACCACCTAAGACAGCACACAGGCGAGCGCCCCTACCCGTGCCCGGACTGCCCCAAGGCCTTCAAGAACTCGTCCAGTCTGCGGCGCCACCGCCATGTGCACACTGGCGAGCGGCCCTACACCTGTGGCGTCTGCGGGAAGAGCTTCACGCAGAGCACCAACCTGCGGCAGCACCAGCGCGTGCACACGGGCGAGCGGCCCTTCCGCTGCCCGCTCTGCCCCAAGACCTTCACCCACTCCTCCAACCTGCTGCTGCACCAGCGCACCCACGGCGCCGCCCCTGCCCCCGCCCCGGGTGCCACCCCCGCGGGCCCGCCCCCCCAGCCCCGGGATCCCAGCGGTGGTGGTGGCAAGGTCTTCGTGTGCGACGCCTACCTGCAGCGGCACCTCCAGCCCCACAGCCCGCCCGCGCCCCCCGccccgccgcccccgcccccgcccgtgGTGCCCGAGCTCTTTTTGGCCGCAGCGGAGACCACGGTGGAGCTGGTGTACCGCTGCGATGGCTGCGAGCAGGGATTCAGCAGCGAGGAGCTGCTCCTGGAGCACCAGCCGTGCCCCGGGCCGGAGGCGGCGCCCCAGCCCCAGGACGCACCCGCCGAGGCGCCCAAGGCCGACCAGCCACCGTCCCCTCTGCCGCAGCCCCCTCCTCCCGCTGCCGCTCCCGCCCCTGGCTTTGCCTGTCTGCCCTGCGGCAAGTCCTTCCGGACGGTGGCCGGGCTCTCCCGCCACCAGCACAGCCACGGGACTGCTGGCGGGCAAGCGTTCCGCTGCGGCAGCTGCGACGGCTCCTTCCCGCAGCTGGCCAGCCTCCTGGCTCATCAGCAGTGCCACGTGGAAGAGGCGGCGGCCGGGCGCCCGCCTCCGCAGGCTGAGGCCGCCGAGGTGACCTGCCCCCAGGAACCGCTGGCGCctgccgcccccgccccgccaccACCCCCGTCCGCCCCCGCGTCTGCGGAGCGGCCCTACAAATGTGCCGAGTGCGGCAAGGCCTTCAAGGGCTCCTCCGGGCTGCGCTACCACCTGCGGGACCACACGGGCGAGCGGCCCTACCAGTGCGGCGAGTGCGGCAAGGCCTTCAAGCGCTCCTCCCTGCTGGCTATCCACCAGCGGGTGCACACGGGCCTGCGGGCCTTCACCTGCGGCCAGTGTGGCCTCACCTTCAAATGGTCGTCCCACTACCAGTACCACCTGCGGCTGCACTCGGGCGAGCGGCCCTACGCCTGCGGGGAGTGTGGCAAGGCCTTCCGCAACACGTCGTGCCTGCGTCGCCACCGCCACGTGCACACTGGCGAGAGGCCCCACGCCTGCGGTGTCTGCGGCAAGAGCTTCGCGCAGACCTCCAACCTGCGGCAGCACCAGCGTGTGCACACGGGCGAGCGGCCCTTCCGCTGTCCGCTCTGCCCCAAGACCTTCACCCACTCCTCCAACCTGCTGCTGCACCAGCGCACGCACTCAGCCGAGCGCCCCTTCACCTGCCCCATCTGCGGTCGAGGCTTCGTTATGGCCGCCTACCTGCAGCGGCACCTGAGGACGCACGCCCCGGCCAACACGGCTCCCAGCACCACAGCCCCCGCCGCCGGCTCCCAGCCCCCTGCTCCACTGGCTGCCGCCCGGGCCCCACCAGCCACCCAAGATGTCCACGTCCTGCCCCACCTCCAGGCCACGCTCTCCCTCGAGGTGGCGGGGGGCACGGCCCAGGCTCCGAGCTTGGGGCCAGCAGCGCCCAACTCTCAGACGTTCCTCCTGGTGCAAACTGCCCAGGGCCTCCAGCTGATCCCTAGCAGCGTGCAACCCCCTACACCTCCGCCCCCTCCCGCACCTCCCAAGCTCATCTTGCTGCCCTCCTCCAGTGCTGGGGCTGGGAGTGGCCGTGCAAGGCAGGGCCCGCGGGCAGTGGGGAAAGCCGGCCAGGGGGCAGGAGTGGTCTGGCTGCCAGGCCCTGGGGGTCTAGGGGTGCAGGGAGCGGCCAGCGCAGGGGCCAGCGGGGCAGCGCAGAGCCTCATCGTTCTGCAGaatgtggggggtggggaggcagggccACAGGAAGTGAGTGGGGTGCAGCTCCAGTCCCTCCGGCCAGCCCCAGAAGTAACCACGGTCCAGCTCCAGCCAGCACAGGAGGTGACCACGGTCCAGCTCCAGCCAGCACAGGAAGTAACCACGGTCCAGCTCCAGCCAGCACAGGAGGTGACCACGGTCCAGCTCCAGCCTGTGGCCGGCCAGCTCTCCAATTCCAGTGGGGGAGCTGTGGCTACTGAGGCGCCCAACCTGCTGGTTGTTCAGAGCGGGGCAGCGGAGGAGTTGCTCACGGGCCCCGGCCCCGGGGAGGCGGGGGATGGTGAGGCCAGCACCGGTGTGGTCCAGGATGTCCTCTTTGAGACACTCCAGACGGAAGAGGGCTTGCAGAGCGTGCTGGTGCTGAGCGGGGCCGATGGCGAGCAGACCCGGCTCTGCGTACAGGAGGTAGAAACCCTTCCCCCTGGGCTGACTGAGCCGCCTGCCACCGGCCCACCGGGACAGAAACTCCTCATCATCCGCAGCGCCCCAGCCACTGAGCTGCTGGACAGCAGCAACACTGGAGGAGGCGCCGCCACGCTGCAGCTCCTGGCCCCACCGCCCTCAGGCCCAGCCTCGGGCTCCGCGGGGCTCCCCGCGGCTCCAGCTTCCCAGATGGTACAAGTGGTCCCCGCAGGATCTGGGCCTGGTGTTATGACCCCGCAGGGCCTGCCCTCCATCCAGATTGTCCAGACTCTACCCGCAGTCCAGCTGGTGCACACGTTTTGA